The Micromonospora sp. M71_S20 genome has a window encoding:
- a CDS encoding helix-turn-helix transcriptional regulator, whose translation MASEVDTAPLVGRADLVTTVRSVLLDDVTQGNTAAVFLTGESGVGKTRLLREVGARLRDAGALVLTGSCLDIGDASPLHPLLQALRRLDAELTGSEARTSSAVRGLLRVFAEETAGPDGAGALLERVSRGLHLIAEGRPLVLVLDDLQWVDRSTRQLLLYLLAGLGDLQLSVLAAVRAESLQGAHPLRRVLTELRRLRTVRVLDLAPLDRAGTDRLAAAVVGRALSPEAAELVWQRSGGNPFVVEELARDLRDGRDGLSDTLREIFLARVDALPQHAHTVVHAVAAGVEPVEHWLLARVVRLPEDELIEAARAAVAHRLLVSADDGYRLRHRLVAEVLEHELLPAERAALHRRYAEALTAAPAELHQARLAHHWRRAGEPARALPAAMAAAREAERLHGWAEAHRHWSVALQLAASPGRTPPDVDRVTLLRHAAEAAHHCGEHARALALLEELAAAETDPSACALHIRRARYLAAAGRSAPAEAEYQRALEAADCTPRERATAAAHLAELLLHLGRYADAGRRAREALELSADVTGSTSEVVLASAALGFSEAYLEDPDAGLAVMRRALGTAERSGRPEDVACAYLHLAELLTGPLNVLEEGVVVARRGAERVAELGLGRTYETRLLAIATNGLFRVGQWAEAEKVVAAALRHRPSGADAVELLLARCRLSVGYGDIEAADRDLDAVATVLAGGGARHVIPLLTLRAGLAMWQGRHDLARQAVQRGLTESRSDDVGILAALVWHGLRAEAEAHAGRTIAVDETAVRRLREVADRVARKSEHAARPVRDVVDGFLALCAAEVSRLDSSDPELWARSVAQWDRRHHPYPAAYSRLRQAEALLARRSRSATAAKLLRQAYEVAQGLGAVPLTSEIRTLAGRARVSLEERPATGGPAAGADGDELASLTAREREVLAAVAEGLTNREIGQRLFISERTIGVHVSHIFDKLQVRTRVQASAIFLRNKGD comes from the coding sequence ATGGCCAGCGAAGTGGACACCGCACCACTCGTCGGCCGGGCCGACCTGGTGACGACGGTACGGTCCGTGCTGCTCGACGACGTCACGCAGGGCAACACCGCCGCCGTCTTCCTCACCGGCGAGAGCGGCGTCGGCAAGACCCGGCTGCTGCGCGAGGTGGGCGCCCGGCTGCGCGACGCCGGGGCCCTGGTGCTCACCGGCTCCTGTCTGGACATCGGCGACGCGTCGCCCCTGCACCCGCTGCTCCAGGCGCTGCGCCGCCTCGACGCCGAACTGACCGGTTCCGAGGCCCGGACCTCCTCGGCGGTCCGTGGCCTCCTGCGGGTGTTCGCCGAGGAGACCGCCGGCCCGGACGGCGCCGGGGCACTGCTGGAGCGGGTCTCGCGGGGGCTGCACCTGATCGCCGAGGGGCGGCCGCTGGTGCTCGTCCTGGACGACCTCCAGTGGGTCGACCGGAGCACCCGCCAGCTGCTGCTCTACCTGCTGGCCGGGTTGGGCGACCTCCAGCTGTCCGTGCTCGCGGCGGTGCGGGCCGAGTCGTTGCAGGGCGCGCACCCGCTGCGCCGGGTGCTCACCGAGCTGCGCCGGCTGCGTACGGTGCGGGTGCTCGACCTGGCCCCGCTGGACCGGGCCGGCACCGACCGGCTCGCCGCCGCCGTGGTCGGGCGGGCGCTCAGCCCGGAAGCGGCGGAGCTGGTGTGGCAGCGCAGCGGCGGCAACCCGTTCGTGGTGGAGGAGCTGGCCCGCGACCTGCGCGACGGCCGGGACGGTCTCTCCGACACGCTGCGCGAGATCTTCCTGGCCCGGGTGGACGCGCTGCCGCAGCACGCGCACACCGTGGTGCACGCGGTGGCGGCCGGGGTCGAGCCCGTGGAGCACTGGCTGCTCGCCCGGGTGGTGCGGCTGCCCGAGGACGAGCTGATCGAGGCGGCCCGGGCGGCGGTCGCCCACCGGCTGCTGGTCAGCGCGGACGACGGCTACCGGCTGCGGCACCGGCTGGTCGCCGAGGTGCTGGAGCACGAGCTGCTGCCGGCCGAGCGGGCCGCCCTGCACCGCCGCTACGCCGAGGCGCTCACCGCAGCCCCGGCGGAGCTGCACCAGGCACGCCTTGCACACCACTGGCGGCGGGCCGGCGAGCCGGCGCGGGCGCTGCCGGCGGCGATGGCCGCGGCCCGGGAGGCCGAGCGGCTGCACGGCTGGGCCGAGGCGCACCGGCACTGGTCGGTCGCGTTGCAGCTGGCCGCCTCGCCGGGCCGCACGCCGCCGGACGTGGACCGGGTCACGCTGCTCAGGCACGCCGCCGAGGCCGCCCACCACTGCGGCGAGCACGCCCGGGCGCTGGCGCTGCTGGAGGAGCTGGCCGCCGCCGAAACCGACCCGTCGGCCTGCGCGCTGCACATCCGCCGGGCCCGCTACCTGGCCGCCGCCGGCCGGTCGGCGCCAGCGGAGGCGGAGTACCAGCGTGCCCTGGAGGCCGCGGACTGCACGCCCCGGGAGCGGGCCACGGCCGCGGCGCACCTGGCCGAGCTGCTGCTGCACCTTGGCCGGTACGCCGACGCCGGCCGGCGGGCCCGGGAGGCGCTGGAGCTCTCCGCCGACGTGACGGGCTCCACGTCGGAGGTGGTGCTGGCCAGCGCCGCGCTCGGCTTCTCCGAGGCGTACCTGGAGGACCCGGACGCCGGGCTGGCGGTGATGCGCCGCGCGTTGGGGACCGCCGAGCGCTCGGGTCGCCCGGAGGACGTGGCGTGCGCGTACCTGCACCTGGCGGAGCTGCTGACCGGCCCGCTGAACGTCCTGGAGGAGGGCGTCGTGGTGGCCCGCCGGGGCGCCGAGCGGGTGGCCGAACTCGGCCTGGGCCGCACGTACGAGACCCGGCTGCTGGCCATCGCCACCAACGGGCTGTTCCGGGTCGGCCAGTGGGCCGAGGCGGAGAAGGTCGTCGCGGCGGCGCTGCGGCACCGCCCCTCCGGCGCCGACGCGGTGGAGCTGCTGTTGGCGCGCTGCCGGCTGTCAGTGGGCTACGGCGACATCGAGGCCGCCGACCGCGACCTGGACGCGGTGGCCACGGTGCTCGCCGGCGGCGGGGCGCGGCACGTGATCCCGCTGCTCACCCTGCGGGCGGGGCTGGCGATGTGGCAGGGCCGGCACGACCTGGCCCGGCAGGCGGTGCAGCGCGGCCTGACCGAGAGCCGCTCCGACGACGTGGGCATCCTCGCCGCGCTCGTGTGGCACGGCCTGCGGGCCGAGGCCGAGGCGCACGCCGGCCGCACGATCGCCGTGGACGAGACCGCGGTGCGGCGGCTGCGGGAGGTGGCCGACCGGGTCGCCCGCAAGAGCGAGCACGCCGCCCGCCCGGTGCGCGACGTGGTGGACGGCTTCCTGGCGCTGTGCGCCGCCGAGGTGAGCCGCCTCGACAGCAGCGACCCGGAGCTGTGGGCCCGCTCGGTGGCGCAGTGGGACCGCCGCCACCACCCCTACCCGGCGGCCTACTCCCGGCTGCGACAGGCCGAGGCGCTGCTGGCCCGGCGCAGCCGCAGCGCCACGGCAGCCAAGCTGCTGCGGCAGGCGTACGAGGTGGCACAGGGGCTCGGCGCGGTGCCGTTGACCTCGGAGATCCGTACCCTCGCCGGCAGGGCGCGGGTGTCGCTGGAGGAACGTCCGGCCACGGGCGGTCCGGCCGCCGGGGCGGACGGCGACGAGCTGGCGTCGTTGACCGCCCGGGAGCGGGAGGTGCTCGCCGCGGTCGCCGAGGGGCTCACCAACCGGGAGATCGGCCAGCGGCTGTTCATCAGCGAGCGCACCATCGGCGTGCACGTCTCGCACATCTTCGACAAGCTCCAGGTCCGCACCCGTGTGCAGGCCAGCGCGATCTTCCTACGCAACAAGGGCGACTGA